The following nucleotide sequence is from Bacteroidota bacterium.
GTCTCCATTGGCTTTATTGTTTTTATGAGCTTTTTGGAATTACTGGTTGCTTTTATTCAGGCTTATGTTTTTACTTTTCTATCTGCCATTTACTTCGGTATGGCGGTAGAAGAGCATCATTAATAATTAAAACTTAAACTATGTTACAAACATTCATTCAGGAGGCAACAGCAGCGGTTGCAGATTATTCGGCCATAGGTGGCGGTATTGCTGCCCTTGGAGCGGGACTTGCGGCCATCGGAGCAGGTTTGGGTATTGGTAAAATTGGCGGTAGTGCCATGGAAGCCATTGCCCGCCAGCCAGAAGCAGCAGGCGATATCCGCTCGAACATGATTGTGGCTGCCGCTCTTGTTGAGGGAGTTGCTTTGTTTGCCGTGATTATCTCCTTGCTTGCAGCCCTGTAAAAAGCTTTTTTGAGCAAGGCAACGGTTGGTTGCCTTGCTCTTTGTTTACAATTCACGAAAAAATGATGCCATGGATTTGTTAATA
It contains:
- the atpE gene encoding ATP synthase F0 subunit C, encoding MLQTFIQEATAAVADYSAIGGGIAALGAGLAAIGAGLGIGKIGGSAMEAIARQPEAAGDIRSNMIVAAALVEGVALFAVIISLLAAL